The Pseudomonadota bacterium genome has a window encoding:
- a CDS encoding acetoacetate decarboxylase family protein — protein MTSIKDLKGYCHPLTPAGRAALCGAPPWHYATEYLNVAYRTDPAAIAACLPEPLAPGPEPDRAYVAFGKWWSLWDGERDMAYTNPERTQYRECALWVGCSFRGTPGQICVLCWVDNDFTLARGWFMGFPKKLGVTHLTEHHPLNPAMGPLGIGTRLKAYVCAHGERLIEGTMAIERRIRPTDLPAPMGLPIFNIRHFPSAERAAPAAVLELVRLGGQDLRYGPDLWAGQGGLRFFPSEIEEHLPLAPVEVLGAYRFGSGYTFTGAEVLHRWI, from the coding sequence ATGACCAGCATCAAAGACCTCAAGGGTTACTGTCACCCGCTCACCCCCGCCGGTCGCGCGGCGCTCTGCGGTGCGCCACCCTGGCACTACGCCACCGAGTATCTCAACGTCGCCTATCGCACCGATCCCGCGGCCATCGCCGCCTGCCTGCCCGAGCCGCTGGCGCCGGGGCCCGAGCCCGATCGCGCTTACGTGGCCTTCGGTAAGTGGTGGTCGCTGTGGGACGGCGAGCGCGACATGGCCTACACCAACCCCGAGCGCACGCAGTATCGGGAATGCGCCCTCTGGGTCGGTTGCTCGTTTCGGGGCACGCCGGGCCAGATCTGTGTCCTTTGCTGGGTCGATAACGACTTCACCCTGGCGCGCGGCTGGTTCATGGGCTTCCCGAAGAAACTCGGCGTGACCCATCTCACCGAACACCACCCCCTGAACCCGGCCATGGGGCCGCTCGGCATCGGGACCCGGCTCAAGGCCTACGTCTGTGCCCATGGGGAACGCCTCATCGAAGGCACGATGGCCATCGAACGCCGGATCCGCCCGACGGATCTGCCCGCGCCCATGGGGCTGCCGATCTTCAACATCCGCCACTTCCCGAGCGCCGAGCGGGCGGCGCCGGCCGCGGTGCTGGAGCTGGTGCGGCTCGGCGGGCAGGACCTGCGTTACGGCCCCGACCTGTGGGCCGGACAGGGGGGGCTCAGGTTCTTCCCCTCGGAGATCGAGGAGCACCTGCCGCTCGCGCCTGTCGAGGTGCTGGGGGCCTACCGCTTCGGCTCCGGCTACACTTTCACGGGCGCCGAGGTCCTGCACCGGTGGATATAG
- a CDS encoding glutathione S-transferase N-terminal domain-containing protein, with protein sequence MIKLHKFKACWGLPDPSPFCVKVETYLRMVALPYERVECATMFRAPKKKLPYLTDGDRIIPDSGFILDFLKATYGDTLDGRLSAEERARGHALRRMLEESLYWPMVYSRWREDRNWAVIKPLFFGGLPPVLGDLVPLFARSRVKKPCGSRAPGAMRATRSTISADRTSPPCRYSSGPCHICSAIPRPRSMRWRMDFS encoded by the coding sequence ATGATCAAACTGCATAAATTCAAGGCCTGCTGGGGATTGCCGGATCCGAGCCCGTTCTGTGTAAAGGTCGAGACGTATTTGCGTATGGTGGCCCTGCCCTATGAGCGCGTCGAGTGTGCGACGATGTTCAGGGCCCCCAAGAAAAAGCTGCCCTACCTCACGGACGGCGACCGTATCATCCCGGATTCGGGCTTCATCCTCGATTTCCTGAAGGCGACGTACGGCGATACCCTCGACGGCCGGCTCTCGGCCGAGGAGCGTGCGCGTGGTCACGCCTTGCGCCGCATGCTGGAAGAAAGTCTGTACTGGCCCATGGTCTATTCCCGCTGGAGGGAAGATCGGAACTGGGCCGTGATCAAACCGTTGTTCTTCGGCGGCCTGCCGCCGGTCCTGGGCGACCTCGTGCCCCTCTTCGCCCGGTCACGGGTGAAGAAACCCTGTGGCTCCAGGGCACCGGGCGCCATGCGCGCGACGAGGTCTACGATCTCGGCCGACAGGACCTCTCCGCCCTGTCGGTACAGCTCGGGCCCATGCCATATCTGTTCGGCGATTCCCCGACCTCGTTCGATGCGGTGGCGTATGGATTTCTCGTGA
- a CDS encoding alkaline phosphatase family protein, with protein sequence MPAYALAEIREEHAAAPLPDYQGGGIVNLMASIAGAFGGDPGPYPPLDALDGAWLRAHRNIVLFIIDGLGYEWLKRAGPGSALFRHTVGPITSVFPSTTASAITTFLTGVAPRQHGMTGWHVYLEELGTVVAVLPFRARTGAPRASASRWDAPAIFDQTPLPNRIPARSAVFVPKRIAGSVYNEAHRGAGVVRPYRSLPGAVAGLCQALRQGGRRHYAYLYYPDLDKTAHECGIDSPQARRRLAEVDAAYRSLLDGLRGTGTAVIATGDHGFIDIRPEHRIELGEHPALAELMRLPLCGDGRVAYCYVRPGRRREFERYVGTHLDRQVRLCVSADLIDQGYFGIGPAHPRLAERVGDYTLLMKDRYVIKDWLPGEGRFVHVGVHGGLTREELYVPLAVASV encoded by the coding sequence ATGCCGGCCTATGCCTTAGCCGAGATCCGCGAGGAACACGCTGCTGCCCCGCTGCCCGATTACCAGGGGGGCGGCATCGTCAACCTCATGGCCTCGATCGCAGGGGCCTTCGGGGGTGATCCCGGGCCCTATCCGCCGCTCGACGCGCTCGACGGCGCGTGGCTCAGGGCGCATCGCAACATCGTCTTGTTCATCATCGACGGGCTCGGCTACGAGTGGCTCAAGCGTGCCGGCCCGGGATCGGCGTTGTTCCGCCATACCGTCGGCCCGATCACCTCGGTGTTTCCGAGCACCACCGCGAGCGCCATCACCACTTTTCTGACCGGGGTGGCGCCGCGGCAGCACGGCATGACCGGCTGGCATGTGTATCTCGAGGAGCTGGGGACGGTCGTGGCCGTGCTGCCGTTCCGGGCGCGGACCGGAGCGCCCCGGGCGAGCGCATCGCGCTGGGACGCCCCGGCGATATTCGATCAGACCCCCCTGCCGAACCGCATCCCGGCGCGCTCCGCGGTGTTCGTACCGAAGCGCATCGCGGGCTCGGTCTACAACGAGGCGCACCGGGGCGCCGGGGTGGTGCGACCCTATCGCTCGTTGCCGGGCGCCGTTGCAGGGCTTTGCCAGGCGCTTCGCCAGGGCGGCCGGCGGCACTATGCCTACCTCTATTATCCCGATCTCGACAAGACCGCGCATGAATGCGGTATCGACAGCCCGCAGGCCCGTCGCAGGCTGGCCGAGGTCGATGCCGCTTACCGGTCCCTCTTGGACGGCCTGCGTGGCACCGGCACGGCGGTGATCGCGACCGGCGATCACGGCTTCATCGACATTCGGCCCGAGCACCGCATCGAGCTCGGCGAGCACCCCGCGCTGGCCGAGCTCATGCGCTTGCCGCTGTGCGGCGATGGGCGCGTAGCCTATTGTTATGTCCGCCCGGGCCGCCGGCGCGAGTTCGAGCGCTATGTCGGCACCCATCTCGATCGGCAGGTGCGGCTTTGCGTCAGCGCGGACCTCATCGACCAGGGATATTTCGGGATCGGTCCCGCACACCCGCGGCTGGCCGAAAGGGTCGGGGACTATACGCTCCTCATGAAGGACCGCTATGTGATCAAGGACTGGCTGCCGGGCGAAGGGCGTTTCGTGCATGTCGGCGTGCACGGGGGGCTCACGCGCGAAGAGCTGTATGTGCCGCTCGCGGTCGCGAGCGTCTGA